A window from Nocardioides mesophilus encodes these proteins:
- a CDS encoding LuxR C-terminal-related transcriptional regulator: protein MPVLATKVHLPEPRADSVARPRLQERLRIAQSDTTRLVLVSAPAGFGKTTVLSQWFASPAAAGLSVAWVSLDVGDNDVRRFLTHLIAACQSTNPALGVDVGDVVETAAEVPVEMVLTSLVNDLDMFADATVLALDDYHEITAPAVHEVLAFLLDHLPGQVRIAMATRSDPPLAVARLRSTGGLLELRAADLRFTAEEAADLLNDAMGLTLARKDVDTLDERTEGWAAGLQMAALSLSGHEDPTAFVDDFAGSHRFVLDYLVEEVLDRQPDRVREFLLATSVLRELSGSLCDAVTGTSDAQEILESLERRNVFVIPLDDGRRWYRYHHLFGDALRARLLARHPDRLRGLHIAAGRWLVEHGMLPDAVAHAIAGEDHELTADLVELALAGLRQGRQDATIVEWLAAVPAEVVRRRPLLATATGWSRLAAGDFEGVEAWLDVAQGALDARPVRTDLSTPAPQDVVEAHAREMRALPAMIAVYRAAVAQARGDVAGTIAHAQRAYDLAGPEDDFSRGAGAGFLGLAAWAAGDLQAAVETFSDAVVSMRAAGLVADALGSAVVLGSMWLTRGRPLEARRIFEEALATAVRPEGPILPTVGDVRVGLADVLRELGDLDAAARHLEVAGELGDLASLPENRHRWYTTKAAVLRASGDLDGAIAMLDEAEPMFRPGFFPEVRPIAAARARVRLAQGNVIEARAWARQHEVRPDDEPTFLQEYDQLTLARVLIAEGSPADAIALVEQILDLAQASGRDGSLVEAHVVGALAHHASGDPRAAAEDLSAALIVGVPAGYRRLFLDEGPVMVDLLTSLPRGAPTDVRRYAEQVLASAKTSRTTPRRDQHPDEALSERELDVLRLLATDLTGPEIARRLYVSLNTLRTHTKHIFTKLGVNTRRAAVSRAAERGLL, encoded by the coding sequence ATGCCGGTCCTGGCGACGAAGGTCCATCTCCCGGAGCCCCGCGCCGACTCGGTTGCCCGACCCCGGCTACAGGAGCGGCTCAGGATCGCGCAGAGCGACACCACGCGCCTCGTGCTGGTCTCGGCACCGGCCGGATTCGGCAAGACCACCGTCCTCAGCCAGTGGTTCGCGTCGCCGGCTGCGGCCGGCTTGAGCGTCGCGTGGGTCTCCCTCGACGTCGGTGACAACGACGTCCGACGATTCTTGACCCACCTGATCGCGGCTTGCCAAAGCACCAACCCCGCCCTCGGCGTCGACGTGGGCGATGTCGTCGAGACCGCTGCCGAAGTCCCGGTGGAGATGGTGCTGACCAGCCTGGTCAACGATCTCGACATGTTCGCCGACGCGACCGTGCTGGCTCTCGACGACTACCACGAGATCACCGCGCCGGCCGTCCACGAGGTGCTCGCGTTCCTGCTCGATCATCTTCCCGGCCAGGTCCGCATCGCGATGGCCACACGCTCCGACCCTCCGCTGGCAGTGGCGCGGCTTCGCAGCACGGGCGGCCTGCTCGAGCTACGAGCCGCCGATCTGCGGTTCACCGCCGAGGAGGCGGCCGACCTGCTCAACGACGCCATGGGGCTCACGCTCGCCCGAAAGGACGTCGACACGCTCGACGAGCGCACCGAGGGGTGGGCTGCTGGTCTGCAGATGGCGGCGCTCTCCTTGAGCGGCCATGAGGACCCCACGGCGTTCGTCGACGACTTTGCCGGCAGCCACCGCTTCGTGCTCGACTACCTCGTCGAGGAGGTTCTCGACCGTCAACCGGATCGGGTGCGGGAGTTCCTGCTGGCTACGTCGGTGCTGCGCGAGCTCAGCGGTTCCCTCTGCGACGCCGTCACCGGCACCTCCGACGCCCAGGAGATCCTGGAGTCTCTCGAGCGGAGGAACGTCTTCGTCATCCCGTTGGACGACGGACGTCGCTGGTACCGCTACCACCACCTGTTCGGGGATGCGCTGCGAGCTCGGCTCCTCGCCCGTCACCCCGACCGCCTCCGCGGGCTGCACATCGCTGCAGGTCGATGGCTGGTTGAGCACGGCATGTTGCCGGACGCTGTCGCGCACGCGATCGCCGGCGAGGACCATGAGCTCACTGCTGACCTGGTCGAACTTGCTCTCGCCGGGCTGCGGCAGGGGAGGCAGGACGCCACCATCGTGGAGTGGCTGGCCGCGGTGCCCGCCGAGGTCGTGCGCCGCCGGCCGCTCCTCGCCACCGCGACCGGTTGGAGCCGGCTGGCCGCCGGTGACTTCGAAGGTGTCGAAGCCTGGCTCGACGTGGCCCAGGGCGCTCTGGACGCCCGACCGGTGCGAACCGACCTTTCCACCCCCGCGCCGCAGGACGTGGTCGAGGCGCACGCGCGGGAGATGCGGGCGCTGCCCGCGATGATCGCGGTCTACCGAGCCGCGGTCGCGCAGGCCCGGGGCGATGTCGCCGGCACGATCGCTCACGCGCAACGTGCCTATGACCTGGCGGGCCCCGAGGACGACTTCTCCCGCGGCGCGGGAGCAGGCTTCCTCGGCCTCGCCGCCTGGGCTGCTGGCGACCTGCAGGCAGCGGTCGAGACGTTCTCGGACGCGGTCGTGAGCATGCGTGCGGCCGGTCTGGTCGCCGATGCGCTGGGGTCGGCCGTGGTGCTGGGGAGCATGTGGCTCACTCGCGGACGCCCGCTGGAGGCGCGCCGGATCTTCGAGGAAGCGCTGGCCACGGCTGTGCGTCCCGAGGGCCCGATCCTGCCGACGGTCGGTGACGTGCGCGTCGGTCTTGCCGACGTGCTCCGCGAGCTCGGCGATCTGGATGCGGCTGCCCGGCACCTCGAGGTCGCCGGCGAGCTGGGCGACCTGGCCTCGCTGCCCGAGAACCGACACCGTTGGTACACCACCAAGGCCGCGGTCCTGCGGGCCTCCGGTGACCTGGACGGGGCGATCGCGATGCTCGACGAGGCCGAGCCCATGTTCCGACCCGGGTTCTTCCCCGAGGTGCGGCCCATCGCCGCAGCTCGTGCCCGGGTACGACTCGCTCAGGGCAACGTGATCGAGGCCCGCGCCTGGGCCCGCCAGCACGAGGTCAGACCTGACGACGAGCCGACATTCCTCCAGGAGTACGACCAGCTCACCTTGGCCCGCGTCCTCATCGCGGAGGGCAGCCCCGCCGACGCGATCGCACTGGTCGAGCAGATCCTCGACCTGGCTCAGGCGTCCGGGCGTGACGGCAGCCTGGTCGAGGCACACGTGGTGGGTGCGCTGGCCCATCACGCCTCCGGTGATCCGCGGGCGGCGGCCGAGGACCTGTCCGCCGCGCTCATCGTCGGCGTACCGGCGGGTTACCGCCGCCTGTTCCTCGACGAGGGACCGGTCATGGTCGACCTGCTCACCAGCCTTCCTCGCGGTGCCCCGACGGACGTACGACGCTACGCCGAGCAGGTCTTGGCTTCCGCCAAGACGTCCAGGACGACCCCGCGCCGCGACCAGCACCCGGACGAGGCCCTGAGCGAGCGTGAGCTCG
- a CDS encoding helix-turn-helix domain-containing protein: MTGRESSLSHSEATGGSAGSAAAGGAGGDGRIAAALDLVGSRLRRVREQRGLTLTEAAGLAGMSKSTLSRLETGQRKPSLELLLPLARTYRVPLDDLVGAPEVGDPRIRLKPRRVNGRTVLPLTRPGGIQAWKIVIPTTQSDPAPRTHDGFEWLYVLSGRMRLILGDQDLVLGTGEAAEFDTQVPHWFGSTGDEPAEVLSIFGRPGERMLVRASGQDAPDDDPEKDPHPA, translated from the coding sequence GAGCAGCCTCAGCCACAGCGAGGCAACCGGCGGGTCGGCCGGCAGTGCGGCGGCTGGCGGGGCGGGTGGGGATGGGCGCATCGCGGCCGCGCTGGACCTGGTGGGCTCTCGGCTGCGAAGGGTTCGCGAACAGCGCGGGCTGACGCTGACCGAAGCCGCGGGCCTGGCCGGAATGTCGAAGTCGACGCTGTCGCGGCTCGAGACGGGGCAGCGCAAACCCAGCCTGGAGCTCCTGTTGCCGCTGGCGCGGACCTACCGGGTGCCGCTCGATGACCTGGTGGGGGCACCGGAGGTCGGTGACCCGCGCATCCGGCTGAAGCCGCGGCGGGTGAACGGGCGGACGGTGTTGCCGCTGACGCGTCCGGGCGGGATCCAGGCGTGGAAGATCGTCATCCCCACCACCCAGTCCGACCCGGCGCCACGCACCCACGACGGTTTCGAGTGGCTCTACGTCCTCTCCGGGCGGATGCGTCTCATCCTCGGCGACCAGGACCTGGTCCTCGGGACTGGTGAGGCGGCGGAGTTCGACACGCAGGTGCCGCACTGGTTCGGCTCCACCGGCGACGAACCGGCGGAGGTGTTGTCCATCTTCGGGCGCCCCGGTGAACGCATGCTGGTCCGGGCCTCCGGCCAGGACGCCCCCGATGACGACCCCGAGAAGGACCCGCACCCCGCATGA